The following are encoded in a window of Calonectris borealis unplaced genomic scaffold, bCalBor7.hap1.2 HAP1_SCAFFOLD_40, whole genome shotgun sequence genomic DNA:
- the LOC142076293 gene encoding ADP-ribosylhydrolase ARH1-like produces MEETVPSVEAYEAAMVLSGVGDALGYRGGRWEYCTSGPQIHAELAELGGLEAITLKPPEWPVSDDTVLHLATAEGLATGLEGEPLLQELARRYVAAMGDMEGRKPGPTSILGTSQLRPGEPEGYRIPFNPTGTGCGAAMRSLAIGLRYPHVWELPTLIRVSIESGRMTHHHPTGYLGALAVALFGAMGARGEPPERWGVELLRVLPLAWDYVEGAGVAVEDNAAAWPFFGDAWHR; encoded by the exons atgGAAGAGAC GGTGCCCTCGGTGGAAGCCTACGAAGCGGCCATGGTGCTGAGTGGGGTGGGGGACGCGCTTGGGTACCGGGGGGGCCGCTGGGAGTACTGCACCTCGGGACCCCAGATCCACGCTGAGCTGGCCGAGCTAGGGGGGTTGGAGGCCATCACCCTCAAGCCCCCCGAGTGGCCTGTCAGTGATGACACCGTCCTCCACCTCGCAACCGCCGAGGGCCTGGCCACAG GCCTGGAGGGGGAACCCCTCCTGCAGGAGCTGGCTCGCCGCTACGTGGCCGCCATGGGTGACATGGAGGGCCGCAAGCCAGGGCCCACCAGCATCCTGG gcacCTCGCAGCTGCGACCTGGGGAGCCCGAGGGCTATCGCATCCCCTTCAACCCCACCGGCACCGGCTGCGGGGCCGCAATGCGTAGCCTGGCCATCGGCCTCAG GTACCCGCATGTCTGGGAGCTGCCGACGCTGATCCGGGTGAGCATCGAGAGTGGGCGCAtgacccaccaccaccccaccg GGTACCTCGGGGCACTGGCGGTGGCCCTCTTTGGGGCGATGGGGGCTCGGGGGGAGCCCCCAGAGCGCTGGGGGGTCGAGCTGCTGCGGGTCCTGCCCCTTGCATGGGACTACgtggagggtgctggggtggctgtGGAGGACAACGCTGCCGCCTGGCCCTTCTTCGGGGATGCTTGGCACCGGTGA